The Vigna angularis cultivar LongXiaoDou No.4 chromosome 9, ASM1680809v1, whole genome shotgun sequence DNA window TAGAATTTGCACTCTAACTTGATCAAATTCAGGATTTAGTCCTGCAAGAAAATCATACACACGATCCTTCTCTATGAAATTCTTCAAGAGGATTGCATCCTCAGCACACTTCATTTCAAAAACTCTGTAGTGATCAAGTTCCTGCCATAGATTCTGCAAGAGTGCCGCATATTCTGTGATTCCTCTGCTTCCCTGTTTTGTGGCTgcagtttttattttgatttcataTACTTGGGCAGCATCATTGGCTTTAGAATATGTGCGGTTTATGGAGTCCCAAATATCTTTAGCTGTATTAAGAAACATACAAGTGTCGCTGATGGTAGCTTCCATGGAGTCCCACAACCAAGACATAATCATGGAATCTTTTTCATCCCATGCTACAAATGTTGGATCCTCCATGCTTGGACCATTTTCAAGGAGATGAACCAGGCATCCTTTTCCCTTGAGATAGGTTCTAACAAACTGGGAccatttgagaaaattttttCCATCCAACCTGTATGACGCTCGGAGACCTTGGAGTTCTCCATTTTTGTGTGAAGGACTAGAGACTTCTCTACTTGATGTAGCACCAGACATTGTAATCGGATGTTAGGTTAACACAGCGGAAAGAATAACAGCAGCAATTAAGGCTGCCCCTTTTTTGGACGAGAATGGCAATGAAGGCCAGCAATAGTTGAGGAAGGCAATGAAGGCCGTGAGACAAAAAACAAAGACCAGGGCTCCAGGAAAAACCtagagctctgataccatgttggaAAACAGTAGTAGGATGCTGGAATTAATTATTCTCTCATTCATGCTTTTGAAACAATACATAAgtgtttaaaaagaaacaaactattGTCTAATTAAGGTAAAAAATCTCCTGAAATAAAGTCTCTAAATCAGGAGATATCTACCCAATAATACCTGATCTTAATAAAAGGAAATCTGCCCAATAATTACTAATCCTAATCCCTTAATTTTAGGGATTAGACATAATTGCAGGATTACACATAATTGCTATATTAATTGCACAATAATTCACATATTCTGACATTTTTCAGtatattgtttccttattttccttttttagaaTATTGATTGCTAAAAATAGAGCTAAGGAGAATGTAAttgatatgaatgaaaataataaagtcaCTCTCTTTTTCAAGTTGGTATCGGAGCTCCCGATCTTGGGAGCCCCAATTCCGCTGCAACAGTACTAataatggtattgttcatgAACTAACATATGTAAACATAAGTTGtaggattgagttaggtttaaagtctattttttaatatatatatatatatatatatatatatatatatatatatatatatatatatatatatatatatatatagtttttctattttaataataccTAACTATGTTGCAGGTGATTGATGTTGCCTAGGATACCAAGAGTTGAAATTGCAGATAGGAGTAATGCAAGTGCATACTTCCTTTTAGTTAAAGAAAAGTAAAGGAATTATGTCCAcaattcaagaaataaaatcTCTGTTCAAAAGTTTGAAGAATTGAAAaacaataactttttaattgGATTTTGCTCAAGTGTCCTCCACAAGAAGCAGTTCCACTCAAAGCAGGGTTGGGCATTAAATTGTGAGTGATTTCCATGGTTTCCCAATTTGTGGAGAACTAACCCTCTCTGCTTAATGGTGCTAATCCAAAATTTCTCCGTACCTCCTTCTAATCCTTTAAAAGATAATTCAATGAAAATACAGCAGAGTGCTGACCTCTTAAATTGTATTTCAAAAACTACAGATTAACGGGGTGAAGAAAGTGAAGACTTAAGGATTCTTCTAAAGTGATTATGTATATAAGCTTGGCAACAAAATAATTTGACAAGTATTATGTAAAAAAACAGACCATAGCTTGGAGGTGATAAACATATCTTCACGCTTAACTACACTATCAGCAAACAACTTCTTCAAGGCATCACCAATCtacataaaatttacaaaaaaagttATTAGAGAGAGTAGAGTACCaaaacaatgttttcaaaaAAGAAGCTACGAATTCTaacactaaataaataaaaaaatcaattctacAACCAATGTACTCAAAGTCGACATGCACATTATTGTGGCCTTGATTATGTCTCTTGCATTAAACTACAGAATGTCTTATGCAAGGTTCTGACTTCCACTGAAGCCTTTCTTCTCTAAGAGCTTCCACCACTCTTGAGCTTGATTCCATGGATTCTCCTTCCattaaagaatagaaaacaagGAGAAGAAAAAATCTAGGCAAGGAAGATCCACCTACACGTGCTTCTtatctattatattataattttccaTTAACCAACCTTGATTCTCTGTGTTCATTTATGTTCCTAATGgagataaatataattcttttatgtaCAAATACATTGAATGAGACTAGTAAAACATTTCTGCCTTTTCAAATGAGCAATCCTATTCACGAATTCATATTGGGTTAAAACATCCTAGTTTTGTGTTGGATGCCAGAGTTTGTTTTAATTCTGCTAACTTGCTTGAAGCATAAACATATGTGCTGTTTGAACTATGTTAACAGCACTGGTCTACTATGGACGTAAACTTCTTTCTAGAAACTCTAGCATTGTGTTCTAACCAATTAACCCAATTACAACATGGAGCAAACCACCACCAACTATTGCACTTATTGTTTCTctacaaaattgaataaaaagaatCCTGTATGAAGGCATAACCACAGCTCCATCAGAACTACAAAGAGTCTATTTTAGAACTGTCAAGCAATCTCAGAATGGAGAACAATAAAGCTGATATTCCCCCAAACTCCACAGCACGTCGTAGCCTTTAATGTCATTGATCTTAATCCAGAATTCTATGTGTTATACAATCCAGACAAGAGCCTGAAGGACTCAAAACATAGAGCAGACCATTTGTTCCAAGAAGATTTGGTAAGAACTAGATTCCAGAATTTCCTTTGCAGGAAGAATAAGGACTCCATTTTCACAATGCTTTAATAAAGTCTTGTTGGACTGCCTATGCTCTAATTTCATAACGTCTAAGTGATGTATTTTTACTGTAAACTGCATGTATACCCTTATGATCTCCCTATTTTGTCATCTGGTTGTTTATACCCAACAGCTAGCATTCTTACTATAGAACAGTAATTTATTTTCTGCAGCCGAACTACATGTTGAAATAAGCTCTTTGCTCAAGTTTCTTACACCCGCTAAACAGGAAAACtattaaaatgagtttaagttttatattttgtgtGTATATGTAAGTGTCAATCAAGTACAAATGACCctttaattattacaaaagtaaataatatcACCATTTATAAATTATCTATGATGGGAGAACAATGTGAAAAGATTTACAATATTACTGCATTCTAACTAAAttcctaaaatatttaatttgttttaaaaaattaatgtgttCGTAGTTTACGAACATAGTAATGTACATGACTTTGTGGACCGCATATATTGAAGCTTTAAATTTTTATCCCATAAGTCAGAAAGGCATCAAAAGTCTTATCTCATTGAGGTTCACTGTGTAGATCCCACAATACCATTTTACTTTTAAGGCTAATTCTTAGATATATTACTCAtgattttaacaacttttttcgatgttcttcttcatctttctctCCCTTTTACACACGACTAAAACTAATTTACCATCTGCACTTGTGTATTCAGTGACCTTAGTGGCAGGTGTCTTGTCTATCACCAAGACGAAAGACAACACAATGACCCAAATTCGAACAGCAGTTAAGTGACCACACCCAAACCTCAGTTACttgtaaaaagaaatttaatataaaactaccATTGTACAATAacaaatttacaaatataaacaCAATACAAATAACACGAGATTGTCTAAAATAAGCATAAAACTCTCACCTCCTTCTCGTTGCCATAAATTTGCGCGCAATCTATATGCCGGTACCCCACCTGCATCGACATGGTCCGCGTTGAGTCACTGTTAGCCATTTTTGCTCCAAAACCGTACACAATAGCACTAGACAAATCAACGAAGTAAAtaaccaaaatacaaataaaggaAAATGCGTCAATTTTGGatatttctctgttttttttctcaaaatgacaaaaaatatctactatcattttatttgtaaatgCCTTGATTTCACTCAAATAACCAATCCAAGGTTTGAAATTCTTTCTCCATTAACACTTTCAGTACCAACTTTTTTCAAACAACTGTTGCAAGATGACATGATAATAACTTTTAACAGCAAATTTATCATCATAAAGTGCAGTGTCATCAAGTGAAATTAACATTCTAACAGATTACACATATCTATAAACTTACCAACtgttaaaacaaatttcttccCAATCGCTCCTAAAAAAgcaaaattagaagaaaatataaaaagcaCTTTTCtctaaactaaaattaattttacatacaataatttatataatttctcaTATTCTTAACTATAAAAtgtaacttttataaattactGTAAAAGCTCTCCTTcgtattcaatttttttctactATAAATAGTCAAGAGAAGTTTGTATGTATGTTATGTATTTAGTGAGAACTTCAGAACATTAGTCAATTCATAACCTTCTCAGTAAAGGGGAGGAAGAAAACAGATAATTGACCATTgaaaatttagattaaaaacAAAACGTACAATctgtaaaaaatttagaaacaaagtGATGCTCTTAATCAAAGAGAAATTAAGAAATGAAGCAATGATGAGTAGTAGTGAGTGTAGGTAAAGTGTGAAACGTTTATTGCAGTGGCCAAAGCGTGAGCAACAACGCCAGGTTCAGCGAGCCAGGTGCCCAAACCAACTGAAGGTATCTTTGCTCCGGTGTTCAACTCGAAGAATCGGAGATCGTCGGTGGCCATTCTCTACGGTGCTGAACGGAACTGAGGTTCGGCTGTGAACCGGAGAAAGAGACAGAAGCGAACCGCACAAAGCAAATGCGAGAAGTGACGATGAAATCGAAGGACTTTTTTTACCAATCCAAATTTTCACAACACAAATAtcacatttatataaattattatcaaagCATGCCTAAGCCGTAAcgatttaaatattataataataaaaaacttgatTAGTAcatattaagaaatttaaagatgaaattgactGTCACGCGCAATGACAGTATTAAGGGGAGATGGCCACGGGTCAAACAAAGATGAAAGATGAAGACATGGGAGTGCACAAAGGGACACGTGAGAGgagagaaaatattaaaaagaggGATTTCATTCCGGGATTATCAGTCGGTGGTATGTCTCTCAATTCTTCTTTTTTGATTTCAGTATGGATAAATTAtctaaattctttttttttattcttttacagaAATGGAACACATGGCTGAATTATGActcatacaattttattttttgcatgtTATTCATATATTACTTGTACTCAAACAGTTTTATTTCTcagtaaaatttcatttttcagttCGATTTTTATACATACCTCATTTATCACTTATCACTGTTAcattcacaaaaattaaaaataataaccagTTCACACATTCTCCTAGAAATAGAAActacttaactaattaaatcttatttatttaggCAACTAGAGAATCGCATGGTGATTAATTTGGCCGCATTCACTTGCAGggaatgaattaaaaatttgcGCCACGCATGTCACGTGACTTCTCTCACAGTTAAGTCTCACGGTTTTTGCACGAAAGTAGGCAGAAATGACCAATTTATTATCGAAATAGGCAAAAATTGACCAAAAGTTAAGTCGTGGGGGTAAAAACGACTTCAAaagaagaagtcgtgcccccctgcacgacttcacactgttcataggtacagtgttgaagtcgtgcacctCAAAAACGACTTCTGAgtcatgtaatcgattacaatgaaatagtaatcgattacagagcGTTGAAATGAAGAGCCTGCAGGTTTTGAAATTTGTAGACAGAAAAcgtactggtaatcgattacggcATGTgagtaatcgattaccaggttgATTGTGTAGCAAGAAGCAGTcgggtaatcgattacagggtttgtgtaatcgattaccagtgtgtatttgtttggtttatgaaaatgattttgtatTTGACATATGTTATGTATTGGTTATGTtataggaaaagagaaaataaatatatgtaggaaatatttatagtaatatatgAGTAATGGATTTGATTACAATTTGGTAAGATTAAGAAATAACTATTGGCGAAAAGGACAATTTCCCCTATGATGACCTTCGTTGCAGCAGTAAGAGCATTTTTTTGGCTTATCTGGATTGGATTGATCCATTTCATTATGAAGCCTATTTGTATATGGTCTTCCGGATGCCTTGCGTCGCATTTTAGGATTTTGGTACGAAGTTTGGACCTGTATACAGAGACCAATAGTCTTCATTTTGGATTGGGTGAAATTGTACTTCGTATGCCTTGAAAATGTTGTTAAGACTGTATACTGGATCGATTACTTGGGTTAGTGGGATATGCGAAAATGCACAAACAACAATGACATGATGACATGGGAGACGAGTAGCCTGGAAGTGTCCACAATCACACCACCATTCATTTAGGCTGACCTTGTAGGAAAGTGGAACAGGGCGGTAGTGGTGAGGTGTTGAAATTTCTTAAACATCAAATTCAGAATTTTCACGATTGTAGCGATGAATATGACAATATGCGaattgttgttgatttttccTAATGATGTCGGCGATTTGTTCAGGATATTGGTGTCCTGCTTGTAGCATAGAGTTCGCCTTTAATCCGCGTTCAACAAACCATGATTGTGTCCTCTCAAATGTTGTTCTGATGAGAGCACATATTGGTAATGAACGTGCTCCCTTTAAAATGGAGTTGGTGCACTCAGCAAGATTAGTCGTCAGATGTCCATATCTTCTCCCTCCATCAAAAGCCTGAGACCATTTTTGTAATGGAATTTTATCTATCCATTGAACTTGTTGTGGGTATTGGTTTCTCAATGCAGCAAGTTTTGCCGTGACAGTTGGTTGCTTGACCTCGTAAGCTGTAATaaggtaataaaaaaaatacattaaagaataataatgttaacaaaattataaaagtataagtGTTAGAAGAATTTTTGTATGAGTACCTAAattgatgaattgtttttttaGGTCGTGATTTTTGAATTTGCTGTTGAAGTTGGATGCTAGATGACGTATGCAATAAACAGAGTTCAAATCATCTTGTTCCCAACTAACTTCATCTGATCTTAAGGCGGATAGTATACCCTTTCCTCTGTCAATGATGatgcaaatattttgttgatgaCAAAGATGTTCTCGAAGTAGTTGAAAAAACCATATCAAGGCCTCCTTTGTCTCACCTTCTACAATGGCAAAGGCTAGTGGGAAAATATTTCTATTGCCATCTTGACCTATGGCGGTTAGCAAAGTTCCATGATTTTTACCCGTGAGAAATGTGCCATCAACTTGGAGAATGGATTTATAGTATTTGAATCCTTCTATGCAAGGACCGAAAGACCAGAAAACTCTTTCCATAATATAGCAATTATCGTCGGTTTCTCCATCAATATTCACAGGAGAACCAGTGCATTGTAAAATTGTACCTAGGTTTGCTTCCTTGACGGCATGCAACCACCTCGTCATGTGGTTATAAGAGTCCTCCCAGTCTCCAAACTCCATAGCAAGAGCCTTCTGTTTAGTGATCCAAGCTTTTCTGTACGACACAGAATATCCGAATCGACCCTTAATATCTGCAATCAAACTCTTGACACGAATGGATGGGTTTGTGCGGATTGAATTGGATATGATCGTGGCAATGTGAGTACTATCAAGATTTGTATGATCTTGAGATAGTATTATTGAGAAACACGAATGTTGTCCGTCTATATTTTTGATTTCCCAATATTTACGGACTTTGCTATAAGCTGCCCTCAGACGCCATTGACAACCGTTGTGATATTCCAGACAACGAATCACATAAATGTTGGGTTTGGACTCAACGACGGTGTATTTGTAATCGTTTGTAATGTGATAATGTTTGATTGCAAGAATAGTTTCCTCCTTTGACTGGAACTGCATACCTTGATTCAACTCTGGAATTACTTGTGCAGATGATTGTGTTATGTGGCCGTCGTCGTTGTTGTCATCTTCGAGTATGTTGTCTAATTCATCATCCGTGCTGAAGTCATCAACGTTATCCAATATTAAAGGTTCTTCATCAATGAACTgcgatgatgaagatgatggcaAGTTCCATGATGCcattttttactaaatattaaGAAGAGTTTGGTTAGCAAGCTGTAGTAGAAGAGGTTTTGGACGTGGAGTTAGGATGTAAAGATGGACTTCTTATATAGCGTATAATACATTCACAAGTATGAGTGGGTGTTATGATGTAAAAAAGAAAGTAGTGAACAATTTTCCAGGACTATGAATATAGCACTGGACACTGTCCTCTATAGACATAGACTTTGATGTAATTATAAGGTACCAATAGTATAAGATTTATTGGTTTCGTATAAAGTGATATGAATATGGCTATCAATAGAGCACTGTGATTTTTATAGTTCCCCTAAACTAGTGAttcataaaatagtttataaataatttaaattataataataaaatagtttataaattaattaaattataaatacatatataaaggatgtttgaaaaaaaaaaggaattttaaaaaaaaaattaaaaaaggatatttttgaaaaaaacaacacaaaaaaggGAAGTTGTGGGGGTGGGGCACGACTTCAATaggtgaagtcgtgcaccccctACACGACTTCAATTGTTGAAGTCTTGTAGGGGGTACACGACTTCACCTATTGAAGTCgtgcccccccccccccccccccccccaaacTTCcctatttaacattttttttttcaaaattcctATTCCCATgacttttacaatttaaaaaaatatttgtacactgtattaaatttattaaattgcttgtattatttttccaattcataaaaatgtattatatgaatttaataatattcattagaaatatgtaaattatatttatggaTGCATTGGGCTACGGGACAAGAGATGGTACACATGCATGcttcacattttccttttcctctgaCCACCAATAATGGTATTGAACTATGCTTACCAACTTTCCTATTCATCTTCCTATTCATTTGCATGCCTACATTTACATTTGCTGACCTTGAATGGTAATTGTACTTTTTCACATGGGTCTCTTATTTTTTGCAGGTTGAAGAATCTCTGAGGGGCACTTATTGTGTATTATATCAATTGTCATTTCCATGTGCTCTCTCCCGTGACTTTGAAGATTGTTGGGAATCAATTCTTCTACTTAAATTGGTACAGGGTGCATTTCATT harbors:
- the LOC108346671 gene encoding uncharacterized protein LOC108346671; amino-acid sequence: MASWNLPSSSSSQFIDEEPLILDNVDDFSTDDELDNILEDDNNDDGHITQSSAQVIPELNQGMQFQSKEETILAIKHYHITNDYKYTVVESKPNIYVIRCLEYHNGCQWRLRAAYSKVRKYWEIKNIDGQHSCFSIILSQDHTNLDSTHIATIISNSIRTNPSIRVKSLIADIKGRFGYSVSYRKAWITKQKALAMEFGDWEDSYNHMTRWLHAVKEANLGTILQCTGSPVNIDGETDDNCYIMERVFWSFGPCIEGFKYYKSILQVDGTFLTGKNHGTLLTAIGQDGNRNIFPLAFAIVEGETKEALIWFFQLLREHLCHQQNICIIIDRGKGILSALRSDEVSWEQDDLNSVYCIRHLASNFNSKFKNHDLKKQFINLAYEVKQPTVTAKLAALRNQYPQQVQWIDKIPLQKWSQAFDGGRRYGHLTTNLAECTNSILKGARSLPICALIRTTFERTQSWFVERGLKANSMLQAGHQYPEQIADIIRKNQQQFAYCHIHRYNRENSEFDV